The genomic segment AAAGGATTTTTAGCAGTTGCATAAATTCTAACTCTATTAAAGAAACTAGTCGTATTTTCTTTTAGTGTGTAGCCTAAAGTAATGTTATTTACTCTAAAAAAATCTGCTGATTCTAAATAATAATTAGAAGATAATGGCACTTCATTAAAAGCTCTTCGTCCAGTATTACTTGGTCTACCAGAAGTCCAACGATTATTAAATACAGATTGTTCTATGTTTTCGTTTCCAAAACGCTGTGCTCTTTTACCATTATATACTTTAGCGCCTAAACTTGTGTAGGTGTCTACTGCCAAGTCGAAATTTTTGTAGTTAAAACCAAAATTAAAACCAATATTGTATTTAGGAATAAAAGAGCCCATAAACTTTCTGTCTCCTTCATCTGTAATTCCATTGTTATTAACATCATCATAAACAAACTCTCCTTTATCGTCTATTCCTATTACGTCGTATAGGAAAAAACTACCTACTGGTTGCCCTACTCGAACTCTTTTTGTGTATTGGCCATTTCCTAGATAGCCTCCAATAGATTCATTAAAGTACGGATTGGTTACTTTGGTTAATTTGTTTTTATTTAAAGCAAAATTTAAGCCTACATTGTATTTTAAATTGTCATTAATTTCGTCTTGCCAATTAAGTGTAGTTTCTATTCCTTTATTTTCTATTTCACCAATATGGTCTAAATACGGGTCTATACCAAAAACGTCTGGTAATTTTATTTGAAGAATAGCATTTGAAGTTTTCTTGATGTAAAAATCGACTTCTCCACTTAATTTGTAGTCAAATAAAGTAAACTCAGCACCAAAATTTAACTCTTTGGTAGTTTCCCAACTTAAATTTTCTGCTAATGTGGAAGATATTGTTGTACCTTGATTAAGGTTTTGATTAGCTCCAAAAGGATAAAAACCTCCATCTCCAGTAGATAACGTAACTATTTGTAGAGGTACATTTTGGTTTCCTACCTCACCATAACCTGCTCTTAGTTTTAGCTTGTCGAAAAAAGAATCTTCCATAAATTTCTCTTTTGTTACTATCCAACCTGCACTAATAGCGTAAAAGTTACCAAATTTAAAATCTTTTTTAAACTGACTAGAACCATCTCTTCTAAAAGAAGCGCCTAAAAGGTATTTGTTTTTATAATCGTAATTAATCCTTGCAAAGTAAGAGTTTAATCTTTTGTATGGAGAGAAACCTCCAGACGAATTTCTAGTTTCGTTATTATCTCCATTATTTAGGTTGTATCTTAAATTCTTATTTAAAGGAACATTTATAGCAGTACCTAATAGTTCTTCAGACCTATCTTCTTCAGAGCTCGTACCTATAGTTGCATTAAAATTATGTATATCGTTAAATGTTTTATTATAGGTTAGGTAATTGTCTATAAACCAATGATATTTATTGGTGTGTCTTACGGATAAAAAAGTTTTTTCTCTATCTGCATTTCCGTTAAAATATAGTTGCTCCGAATTGGATGGGTTATTTGCTAAAAAAGAGCCTAACCGATCTTCGAAAGTATGAAAACGAGCATACTCTGTTTCAATAGAGAAAGCAGAGGTGTAAGATAAAGATTCTAATATTTTGTAATTTACTTTAAAGGTTCCTTGTACTTTAAAATAACGTTGTTTTTCGTCTTGAAAATCTAAATCTTTTACAGGATTACCCACATTGTTAATTCCAATAGAAGAACCATAAGCTCCGTTTTTATCTCTAATTGGTATGGTAGGGCTTTGTTTATATGCAGTTGTAAATGCATTAAAATTTTTAGGTACAGAATTTGCTAATTGTACATTTATACTGTTAGAAAAGTTTAACTTACTATTTAATTCGTAATCGATATTACTACGAAGTGTTAGTCTATTAAAATCGTTACCAATTAAAATACCTTCTTCTTTATTAAAACCAGCACTAAAGAAACCTCTAATTTTTTCAGACCCACCAGAAGCAGAGATATTATAATTAGATACTCTACCAACTCTTGTTATTGCATCTAACCAGTTTGTGTTGTATGGTTGACCAGATAAAATAAAATCGCTTTTATCGTTATCGTTGGTTGCATCATCATCTCTTTGTAAATCTCTTAAAATAGCTTCGTTACTATAAGTTATAAACTCATTCGAATTCGCTAATTTAACTTTGTTTAATATGGATCTTGCTCCAGTAAATGTATCAAAGGTTAGTTTAATTTTTCCTTTTTTTCCTTTTTTAGTTGTAATTATTAATACTCCGTTAGAAGCTCTATTTCCATAAATAGCTAGAGCAGAAGCATCTTTTAAGACATTCATTGTAGCGATGTCTGATGTGTTTATATTATTAATATTATCTGTTAAAATTCCATCGACAACATATAATGGATTTTCATTCCCTAAAACAGTTCCTAAACCTCTAATAATTACTTTAGAAGCTTGGCCAGGAGCATCGGATGCGATAATTTGCACACCAGCAGCTTTCCCCTGTAATGCCTGTGTAGCGTTTAATACAGGTTCCTTTGCTAATTCTTCTCCTTTAATACTTACAACAGAACTCGTAAGAACTGTTTTTTTACGAGTACCATAACCAACTACTACAATTTCACTTAAACTATTCTGTTCTTCTTCGAGTACAATTTTATATTTTGTTTCTGTAGTTACTTGAATCTCTTTTGTGGAGTAACCTAAGTATTGTACAACTAATATTTCTCCTTTTTTTGCATTTAAAGAAAAATTCCCGTCAAAATCTGTTTGTGTTCCGTTTGTGGTTCCTTTTAAAATAACGCTAGCTCCTAATAAAGGGGAGTTATTTTTGTCTGTAACAACTCCTTCAATTTTTTTTTGAGCTAAAGTAACTTGTCCTATAGTTAAGCAAAAAAACAAGCAAAAAATCTTTATTTTCATATTGAAATGTAATTTGATATTATTTGTGTCTGTAAATATAGTTTGTTATTCTAAAAACAAGAGTGTAGTAGTTTTTTGTAAATTATTTTTTCACTTAATTATTTTATTTTCAGTGTTTTAAAATGTTGTTTTATGTTGTTATTTAACAAATTGATGTATAATTGATGTGGGTGTTTTTGGATTTTTTTAGGAGTATAAATTGAAGAAGGATTGTTTTATAAAAAAAAATCAATAGATATAAATATGGTTTTTAACTATTAATCTAAAATAAAAATTGATGAATAAAACCTTTTTTTGTAATTCTAGAAATCGATTATTAAGACTCTGCATCTGGTGTATTGTCATTGTAATTTTACAAATAATCATAGTGCCTCCTAAAATGTTCAAGAAATATTAGTTGAGCCTATAAGAATATCAAGTAGAGATGTGCAGGTTACACATTTAAATTAGAATAAATTGTTTTTTGTAGTTAAATTAATGTTATAGATAGAAAAAATAGTAAAAAGAAATATAAATTTTATATTTTTAAAATCTCAAAAAAAACAACCGAATTATGAGTAACTACCACATCAAACACTTAGAAGAATATTATCAAGTTTATAGAAAATCGATTCGAGAGCCAGAAAATTTTTGGGAAGAAGTTGCAGAAGAGCATTTTTTATGGCGTAAAAAATGGGATAAAGTTTTAGATTGGGATTTCTCTAAACCAGAAATTAAATGGTTCGAAGGTGCAAAATTGAACATTACAGAAAACTGTATCGATAGACATTTAGCGACTCGTGGCGATAAAACAGCCATTTTATTTGAGCCAAATAATCCCAAAGAACCAGCAGAACACATCACTTATAGGCAATTGCACAAAAGAGTTAAT from the Polaribacter cellanae genome contains:
- a CDS encoding SusC/RagA family TonB-linked outer membrane protein, which encodes MKIKIFCLFFCLTIGQVTLAQKKIEGVVTDKNNSPLLGASVILKGTTNGTQTDFDGNFSLNAKKGEILVVQYLGYSTKEIQVTTETKYKIVLEEEQNSLSEIVVVGYGTRKKTVLTSSVVSIKGEELAKEPVLNATQALQGKAAGVQIIASDAPGQASKVIIRGLGTVLGNENPLYVVDGILTDNINNINTSDIATMNVLKDASALAIYGNRASNGVLIITTKKGKKGKIKLTFDTFTGARSILNKVKLANSNEFITYSNEAILRDLQRDDDATNDNDKSDFILSGQPYNTNWLDAITRVGRVSNYNISASGGSEKIRGFFSAGFNKEEGILIGNDFNRLTLRSNIDYELNSKLNFSNSINVQLANSVPKNFNAFTTAYKQSPTIPIRDKNGAYGSSIGINNVGNPVKDLDFQDEKQRYFKVQGTFKVNYKILESLSYTSAFSIETEYARFHTFEDRLGSFLANNPSNSEQLYFNGNADREKTFLSVRHTNKYHWFIDNYLTYNKTFNDIHNFNATIGTSSEEDRSEELLGTAINVPLNKNLRYNLNNGDNNETRNSSGGFSPYKRLNSYFARINYDYKNKYLLGASFRRDGSSQFKKDFKFGNFYAISAGWIVTKEKFMEDSFFDKLKLRAGYGEVGNQNVPLQIVTLSTGDGGFYPFGANQNLNQGTTISSTLAENLSWETTKELNFGAEFTLFDYKLSGEVDFYIKKTSNAILQIKLPDVFGIDPYLDHIGEIENKGIETTLNWQDEINDNLKYNVGLNFALNKNKLTKVTNPYFNESIGGYLGNGQYTKRVRVGQPVGSFFLYDVIGIDDKGEFVYDDVNNNGITDEGDRKFMGSFIPKYNIGFNFGFNYKNFDLAVDTYTSLGAKVYNGKRAQRFGNENIEQSVFNNRWTSGRPSNTGRRAFNEVPLSSNYYLESADFFRVNNITLGYTLKENTTSFFNRVRIYATAKNPFIVKKFSGFTAELPGGALYNAGIELSAYPTLRSFFIGINTSF